Proteins encoded together in one Campylobacter peloridis LMG 23910 window:
- a CDS encoding replicative DNA helicase, which produces MIQNNEHFDLDLERAILSSCIYSEDSFFSISSDIEINDFSLKAHQDIYKAILACVNAGEPISASFIKKHKKIDEQILNEVLATTSIADVSKYAQELKEKSIRRQLLNFAYTIPTRVNEDKSISQISDEIGKEIFNLTNRINSNSIKDVTMVMSELMEEFKKLKESENKDILGLDTGFSELNKMTKGFKPGDLVIVAARPGMGKTTICLNFIEKTLRQNKGVVMFSLEMPATQIMQRLISAKTSIPLQKILIADLNDDEWSRVGDACNEYAQKNLYIYDSGYASIADIRSILRKIKAQDESIELCVVDYIGLMMSNSTFSDRHLQVSEISRGLKLLARELNMPVVALSQLNRSLESRANKRPMLSDLRESGAIEQDADTILFVYRDEVYREQEEKERENKAKNEGKTYERKFMPNPVQEKAELIIGKNRNGPVGHVDLLFLKEKSCFIEAPKEEEFVVTNFET; this is translated from the coding sequence ATGATTCAAAATAATGAGCATTTTGATTTAGATTTAGAAAGAGCAATTTTAAGTTCTTGTATTTATAGTGAGGATTCTTTTTTTAGTATTTCTTCGGATATTGAGATAAACGATTTTTCACTTAAGGCGCATCAAGATATATATAAAGCTATTTTAGCTTGTGTAAATGCTGGTGAGCCAATAAGTGCTAGTTTTATTAAAAAACATAAAAAAATTGATGAGCAAATTTTAAATGAAGTTTTGGCTACTACTTCTATCGCAGATGTTAGTAAATATGCTCAAGAATTAAAAGAAAAATCCATAAGACGCCAACTTTTAAATTTTGCCTATACCATACCAACAAGGGTTAATGAAGATAAAAGCATTTCACAAATTTCTGATGAAATAGGTAAGGAAATTTTTAATCTTACTAATCGTATAAATAGTAATAGTATTAAAGATGTAACCATGGTTATGTCTGAATTAATGGAGGAATTTAAAAAATTGAAAGAATCTGAAAATAAAGATATTTTAGGACTTGATACAGGTTTTAGTGAGCTTAATAAAATGACAAAAGGTTTTAAGCCAGGTGATCTTGTTATTGTGGCTGCAAGACCTGGCATGGGAAAAACTACAATTTGTTTAAATTTTATTGAAAAAACTTTAAGACAAAACAAAGGCGTTGTGATGTTTTCTTTAGAAATGCCAGCAACACAAATCATGCAAAGATTGATTAGTGCAAAAACTTCTATACCTTTGCAAAAAATACTCATAGCAGACTTAAATGATGATGAATGGAGTAGGGTGGGTGATGCTTGTAATGAGTATGCGCAAAAAAATTTATATATTTATGATAGTGGTTATGCAAGTATAGCTGATATTCGCTCAATTTTAAGAAAAATCAAAGCTCAAGATGAAAGTATAGAACTTTGTGTGGTTGATTATATAGGTCTTATGATGAGTAATTCTACATTTAGTGATAGGCATTTGCAAGTTAGTGAAATTTCAAGAGGTTTAAAACTTTTAGCAAGAGAATTAAATATGCCAGTTGTAGCTCTTTCTCAGCTTAATCGCTCACTAGAAAGCAGAGCTAATAAACGCCCTATGCTTAGTGATTTAAGAGAGAGTGGAGCTATAGAGCAAGATGCAGATACAATTTTATTTGTTTATAGAGATGAGGTTTATAGAGAGCAAGAGGAAAAAGAGCGGGAAAACAAAGCAAAAAATGAAGGAAAAACTTATGAAAGAAAATTTATGCCAAATCCTGTTCAAGAGAAAGCTGAGCTTATTATAGGTAAAAATAGAAACGGACCAGTAGGACATGTGGATTTGTTATTTTTAAAAGAAAAATCTTGTTTTATTGAAGCACCTAAAGAAGAAGAATTTGTGGTTACCAACTTTGAAACCTAA
- the cysK gene encoding cysteine synthase A produces MQIYNSILDCIGNTPIISLKEFASNLYGKCEYFNPSHSIKDRAAIEMIKQALDNGDINQETTIIEATSGNTGIALAMICASLKLKLVIVMPESMSIERRKMMSFFGANLELTQPSKGMQGALDRANELLKQIPNSFMVSQFENINNKNAHKKNTALEILNTLPDVDIFVAGFGTGGTISGVAEVLKEKNPQIQIIAIEPASSPLLSQNIASSHKIQGIGANFIPKILNQKIIDEIICVSNDDAINTALDLGKIGVMAGISSGANVYVGAQIAKANPNKKVLTMLNDTAERYLSTDLFLNL; encoded by the coding sequence ATGCAAATTTACAATAGCATTTTAGATTGTATAGGTAATACCCCAATTATTTCCTTAAAAGAATTTGCTTCTAATCTTTATGGCAAATGTGAATATTTCAATCCAAGTCATTCTATAAAAGATAGAGCAGCTATAGAGATGATAAAACAAGCACTAGATAATGGCGATATCAATCAAGAAACTACTATCATAGAAGCAACTAGTGGGAATACCGGTATAGCCTTAGCGATGATTTGTGCGAGTTTAAAATTAAAATTAGTTATAGTTATGCCTGAATCTATGAGTATAGAGCGTAGAAAGATGATGAGTTTTTTTGGTGCAAATTTAGAACTTACTCAACCAAGTAAAGGTATGCAAGGAGCACTTGATAGAGCTAATGAGCTTTTAAAACAAATTCCAAATTCTTTTATGGTAAGTCAGTTTGAAAATATAAACAATAAAAATGCACATAAGAAAAATACAGCTTTAGAAATTTTAAATACTTTACCAGATGTTGATATCTTTGTTGCAGGTTTTGGAACAGGTGGAACAATTAGTGGGGTAGCAGAGGTATTAAAAGAAAAAAATCCTCAAATTCAAATTATTGCCATAGAGCCAGCATCTTCTCCACTTTTGAGTCAAAATATAGCATCAAGTCATAAAATTCAAGGCATAGGGGCAAATTTTATCCCTAAAATTTTAAATCAAAAAATCATAGATGAAATAATTTGTGTAAGTAATGATGATGCTATAAATACAGCCTTAGATCTTGGAAAAATTGGGGTAATGGCAGGGATTTCAAGTGGAGCAAATGTATATGTTGGAGCACAAATTGCAAAAGCAAATCCTAATAAAAAAGTTTTAACAATGCTAAATGATACAGCAGAAAGATATTTATCAACTGATTTGTTTTTAAATTTATAG
- a CDS encoding glycosyltransferase family 2 protein: MSKISIILPTYNVEKYIARALESCINQSFKDIEIIIVDDCGSDKSIEIAKEYASNDKRISILHNKENLGLLKARYEGVKVATSPYIMFLDPDDYLELNACEQCATLLNNELDFIWFNFIYDTCDGIKKDIFLEDNLFSINNYCKYILNKKNTCHWNLCSKIIKVDIYKKAFIYTENLNIRLTMAEDALIYFFIILNCKKIATSSLHIYHYYQNYESSTNTNDIIKIQKNLDDEKEVINFLSSYLKYNKHISKNILIFLKTIIIQLKINRLNRKIKYDRLKYCYVVYKYKKIINKQILQKYYKFVNFLVLKNIQK; the protein is encoded by the coding sequence GTGTCAAAAATTTCTATCATACTACCAACCTATAATGTAGAAAAGTATATTGCCAGAGCATTAGAAAGTTGTATAAATCAAAGTTTTAAAGATATAGAAATCATTATAGTAGATGATTGTGGAAGCGATAAAAGTATAGAGATAGCTAAAGAATATGCCAGCAATGATAAAAGAATTAGTATATTACATAATAAAGAAAATTTAGGATTACTAAAAGCAAGATATGAAGGTGTTAAAGTAGCAACTTCCCCCTATATCATGTTTTTAGATCCTGATGATTATTTGGAATTAAATGCTTGTGAACAATGTGCAACATTGTTAAACAATGAATTAGATTTTATATGGTTTAATTTTATATATGATACTTGTGATGGCATTAAAAAAGATATTTTTTTGGAAGATAATCTTTTTTCTATAAATAATTATTGCAAATATATTTTAAATAAAAAAAATACTTGTCATTGGAATCTTTGTTCAAAAATAATTAAAGTAGATATATATAAAAAAGCATTTATATATACAGAAAATCTAAATATAAGATTAACTATGGCAGAAGATGCATTAATATATTTTTTTATAATTTTAAATTGTAAAAAAATAGCTACCAGTTCACTACATATATATCATTATTACCAAAATTACGAAAGCTCTACCAATACCAACGATATAATAAAAATTCAAAAGAATTTAGATGATGAAAAGGAAGTTATTAATTTTTTATCCTCATATTTAAAATACAATAAACATATAAGTAAAAATATACTCATATTTTTAAAAACTATAATTATTCAATTAAAAATAAATAGATTAAATAGAAAAATAAAATATGATAGATTAAAGTATTGTTATGTTGTATATAAATATAAAAAAATAATTAATAAACAAATTCTACAAAAATATTATAAGTTTGTTAATTTTTTAGTTTTAAAGAATATACAAAAATAA
- a CDS encoding glycosyltransferase family 2 protein — protein MSKISIILPTYNVEKYIARALNSCINQSFKDIEIIVVDDFGSDKSINIAKEYAKKDKRIKIIHNEKNLGTFASRNIGVLNSNSEFIMFLDPDDYLELNACELAINTMLENKVDMIIFDAYVHRVKFKKFYRFKNDECFKKNEFLEFLLNQKHFCWSVWAKLYKKEILLEIFEFFNIKEKLCYGEDVLFNYVNFVFCENFFVSKKCFYHYEFNEFGRYENKNKEILWQNYMDKKRSFELIKQISNNFQCEEFNEKIFENLEQEIDALRSRNETRNQ, from the coding sequence ATGAGTAAAATTTCAATAATACTTCCAACATATAATGTAGAAAAATACATAGCAAGAGCATTAAATAGCTGTATAAATCAAAGCTTTAAAGATATAGAAATAATTGTAGTAGATGATTTTGGAAGTGATAAAAGTATAAATATAGCAAAAGAATATGCTAAAAAAGATAAAAGAATTAAAATAATACATAATGAAAAAAATCTAGGAACTTTTGCAAGTAGAAATATAGGAGTATTAAATTCAAATTCAGAATTTATAATGTTTTTAGATCCTGATGATTATTTAGAATTAAATGCGTGTGAGTTGGCTATAAATACAATGCTTGAAAACAAAGTGGATATGATAATTTTTGATGCTTATGTTCATAGAGTAAAATTTAAAAAATTTTATAGATTTAAAAATGATGAGTGTTTTAAAAAAAATGAATTTTTGGAATTTTTGCTTAATCAAAAGCATTTTTGCTGGAGTGTTTGGGCTAAGCTTTATAAAAAAGAAATTTTGCTTGAAATTTTTGAATTTTTCAATATAAAAGAAAAGCTTTGTTATGGAGAAGATGTGCTTTTTAATTATGTAAATTTTGTTTTTTGTGAGAATTTTTTTGTTTCAAAAAAGTGCTTTTATCATTATGAATTTAATGAATTTGGAAGATATGAAAATAAAAATAAAGAAATTTTATGGCAAAATTATATGGATAAAAAAAGAAGTTTTGAGCTTATAAAGCAAATTTCAAATAATTTTCAATGTGAAGAATTTAATGAAAAAATATTTGAAAATTTAGAACAAGAGATTGATGCTTTAAGGAGTAGAAATGAAACAAGAAATCAGTAG
- the tpx gene encoding thiol peroxidase, giving the protein MINIKYKEKDIPLLGDELEVGDEAPRLTLKTKNLAPVEIAPPGKTQILLSMPSLDTPVCSKQAKETNKRLASMKNIEVIIISMDLPFAADRFCATEGISNIIVASDFAFKEFGLKYGTLIGESIFAGLLARAAFVVKDGKIVYKQFVEELMGKIDFKDLELFMHKTYGYPLN; this is encoded by the coding sequence GTGATAAATATAAAATATAAAGAAAAAGATATTCCTTTATTAGGTGATGAACTAGAAGTAGGTGATGAAGCCCCAAGACTTACTTTAAAAACAAAGAATTTAGCTCCTGTTGAAATCGCACCTCCTGGAAAAACACAAATTTTATTATCTATGCCAAGTTTAGACACCCCTGTTTGTTCTAAACAGGCAAAAGAAACAAATAAAAGACTTGCTTCTATGAAAAATATAGAAGTTATCATTATAAGCATGGATTTACCTTTTGCGGCTGATAGATTTTGTGCAACCGAAGGAATTAGTAATATCATAGTAGCAAGTGATTTTGCTTTTAAAGAATTTGGTTTAAAATATGGAACACTAATTGGAGAGAGTATTTTTGCAGGACTTTTAGCAAGGGCTGCATTTGTAGTAAAAGATGGAAAAATAGTCTATAAACAATTTGTTGAAGAATTAATGGGTAAAATAGACTTTAAAGACTTAGAACTTTTTATGCATAAAACCTATGGTTACCCTTTAAATTAG
- a CDS encoding glycosyltransferase produces the protein MKQEISSFWYTPKGYKGIGLMELLSIKSFIDNGYKFILYTYNLDDKIFNKLNEIFDDFELKDANEIIPFENYFSDDRSAGVAAFSDYFRFNMLYKRGGVWVDLDMICLNNINLEQDYIFSQEIDNDENKSRITTSFLKFPKESEFGKNLIIQAKNIINNQKLIKWGIIGPWFLAEQVKKYNLENYSWDYKKTCQIPWPKAKDFIKNNAIYDDKQPFLHLFSEMWNTYNINKNYFYKKGIYGQLLKKHNMQDLIKELDYKFTFKDRYYFIFKVKYYIRHPKRIFKNNI, from the coding sequence ATGAAACAAGAAATCAGTAGTTTTTGGTATACACCTAAAGGATATAAAGGTATAGGTTTAATGGAGCTTTTATCTATAAAATCTTTTATAGATAATGGATATAAATTTATACTTTATACTTATAATTTAGATGATAAAATTTTTAATAAATTAAATGAAATTTTTGATGATTTTGAATTAAAAGATGCAAATGAAATAATACCTTTTGAAAATTATTTTAGTGATGATAGAAGTGCTGGAGTAGCTGCATTTAGTGACTATTTTAGATTTAATATGTTGTATAAGCGGGGGGGGGTATGGGTTGATCTTGATATGATATGTTTAAATAATATAAATTTAGAACAAGATTATATATTTTCTCAAGAAATAGATAATGATGAAAATAAATCAAGAATCACAACTTCTTTTTTAAAATTTCCAAAAGAAAGTGAATTTGGTAAAAATTTAATAATACAAGCTAAAAACATAATAAATAATCAAAAATTAATTAAGTGGGGAATAATTGGACCATGGTTTTTAGCAGAACAAGTAAAAAAATATAATTTAGAAAATTATTCTTGGGATTATAAAAAAACTTGTCAAATTCCTTGGCCAAAAGCAAAAGATTTTATAAAAAATAATGCTATCTATGATGATAAACAACCATTTTTACATTTATTTTCAGAAATGTGGAATACTTATAATATAAATAAAAATTATTTTTATAAAAAAGGAATTTATGGACAATTACTAAAAAAACACAATATGCAAGATTTGATAAAAGAATTAGATTATAAATTTACTTTTAAAGATAGATATTATTTTATTTTTAAAGTAAAATACTATATAAGACATCCTAAAAGAATTTTCAAAAACAATATTTAA
- a CDS encoding HU family DNA-binding protein has protein sequence MTKAEFITQVAQTSGLTKKDATAATDAVIATITDVLAKGDSISFIGFGTFSVAERAAREARVPSTGAKIKIPATKVAKFKAGKNLKDAVAAAKAAKKAKK, from the coding sequence ATGACTAAAGCAGAATTTATTACTCAAGTTGCTCAAACTTCAGGGCTAACTAAAAAAGACGCAACTGCAGCTACTGATGCAGTGATTGCTACTATTACTGATGTTTTAGCAAAAGGTGATAGCATTAGTTTTATAGGTTTTGGTACTTTTTCTGTAGCTGAAAGAGCTGCTAGAGAAGCTAGAGTTCCAAGCACTGGTGCTAAAATCAAAATCCCTGCTACTAAAGTTGCTAAATTTAAAGCAGGTAAAAATCTTAAAGATGCAGTTGCTGCTGCAAAAGCTGCTAAAAAAGCTAAAAAATAA
- a CDS encoding glycosyltransferase family 4 protein — MKILIIDIDITLKGGVSRVVSNLANCLSKMYQVDILSVYRKNELFFDLDEEINVYFLNNKYFHYINKDMYRKYKKNILLYTLFKFIFKYKCFCEMIKNIFQNRKIKKLILKYDIVINNNYFLLNKSTIKNSKSIQIMHGNFIYYSKDLLRKLKYFDTLTVLSNKQIKEWEKYHKNIHVIPNFLHFISDKNTNYEQKNILSIGRFTQNDEKGFLRLIDIWEIIQKNEKYKNWTLTIVGEGENKINIEQKIKNKNLKNIILKPFTKEIEKEYLNASIYAMCSYYEGFPMVLIESASYGLPSIAFDIDTGPSDIIENEKSGFLIEDNNLNEFANKLCILMNDENLRKTYGENAKNIVKSKFSKEVIMKKWENILN; from the coding sequence GTGAAAATTCTAATTATAGATATAGATATAACCTTAAAAGGAGGTGTTTCTAGGGTTGTAAGCAATTTAGCAAATTGCTTATCAAAAATGTATCAAGTTGATATACTTAGCGTTTATAGAAAAAATGAATTATTTTTTGATCTTGATGAAGAAATCAATGTGTATTTTTTAAATAATAAATACTTCCATTACATAAACAAAGATATGTATAGAAAATATAAAAAAAATATTCTATTATATACATTATTTAAATTCATATTTAAATATAAATGTTTTTGTGAAATGATAAAAAACATATTTCAAAATAGAAAGATAAAAAAACTTATTTTAAAATATGATATAGTGATTAATAATAATTATTTTTTACTTAATAAATCAACTATTAAAAATTCTAAATCTATTCAAATTATGCATGGTAATTTTATATATTATTCCAAAGATTTATTAAGAAAGTTGAAATATTTCGATACCTTAACTGTTTTATCCAATAAACAAATTAAAGAATGGGAAAAATATCATAAAAATATTCATGTCATACCAAATTTTTTACATTTTATTTCAGATAAAAATACAAATTATGAACAAAAAAACATATTAAGTATAGGAAGATTCACGCAAAATGATGAAAAAGGCTTTTTAAGATTAATTGATATTTGGGAAATAATTCAAAAAAATGAAAAATATAAAAATTGGACTTTAACTATAGTTGGAGAAGGTGAAAATAAAATAAATATAGAACAAAAAATAAAGAATAAAAATTTAAAAAATATAATATTAAAACCTTTTACAAAAGAAATAGAAAAAGAATATTTAAATGCTAGCATTTATGCAATGTGTAGTTATTATGAAGGATTTCCTATGGTATTAATAGAAAGTGCTAGTTATGGACTGCCAAGCATAGCTTTTGATATAGATACTGGACCTAGCGATATAATAGAAAATGAAAAAAGTGGTTTTTTGATAGAAGATAATAACTTAAATGAATTTGCAAATAAACTTTGCATTTTAATGAATGATGAAAATCTAAGAAAAACTTATGGAGAAAATGCTAAAAATATAGTCAAATCAAAATTTAGCAAAGAAGTTATAATGAAAAAATGGGAAAATATACTTAATTAA
- the waaF gene encoding lipopolysaccharide heptosyltransferase II, whose protein sequence is MNIFINLPTWLGDSVMASAAIYAIKEKYPEAKFMFYGSFVSTELFKRFENAQVLVENKKQRYKQILQARKSLGEFDLAFSFRSAFSSKIILNLIKAKKRFYFDKNTLKEEHQVLKYLNFIEKALNFKATSNALKLPIKAKSTQKILGINPGAHFGSAKRWEASYFARVAKEFSSTHKILIFGVKSEREICDSIENLLLKDGIKAKNLCGKTSIFTLCKNISMLDLLITNDSGPMHIGAVYGVKTIAIFGSTKFSQTSPWQENATIAHLNLACMPCMQKICPLKHHKCMKDLKPAMVINLAKELQKI, encoded by the coding sequence ATGAATATTTTTATCAACCTTCCTACTTGGCTTGGAGATAGCGTTATGGCTAGTGCGGCTATTTATGCTATAAAAGAAAAATACCCCGAAGCTAAATTTATGTTTTATGGTTCTTTTGTAAGCACAGAGCTTTTTAAACGCTTTGAAAACGCCCAAGTTTTAGTGGAAAATAAAAAACAAAGATACAAGCAAATTTTGCAAGCTAGAAAAAGCCTTGGTGAATTTGATTTAGCTTTTTCGTTTCGCTCGGCATTTTCAAGTAAGATTATCTTAAATTTAATCAAAGCCAAAAAAAGATTTTATTTTGACAAAAACACTTTAAAAGAAGAACATCAAGTCTTAAAATACTTAAATTTCATAGAAAAAGCCTTAAATTTTAAAGCCACTTCAAATGCTTTAAAACTCCCTATTAAAGCAAAATCAACTCAAAAAATTTTAGGTATAAACCCAGGCGCACATTTTGGAAGTGCAAAAAGATGGGAAGCAAGTTATTTTGCAAGGGTAGCAAAAGAATTTAGCTCAACTCATAAAATTTTAATCTTTGGAGTAAAAAGTGAGAGAGAAATTTGCGATAGCATAGAAAATTTATTATTAAAAGATGGTATAAAAGCTAAAAATTTATGCGGAAAAACCAGCATTTTTACTCTTTGTAAAAATATATCTATGCTTGATTTACTCATCACAAATGATAGCGGGCCTATGCATATAGGTGCAGTTTATGGGGTAAAAACCATAGCTATTTTTGGCTCGACTAAATTCAGCCAAACATCACCTTGGCAAGAAAATGCTACAATAGCGCATTTAAATTTAGCTTGTATGCCTTGTATGCAAAAAATTTGTCCTTTAAAACATCATAAATGCATGAAAGATTTAAAACCTGCTATGGTGATAAATTTAGCAAAAGAATTGCAAAAAATATAA